ATCGCAGGCGCATCGGTGGCGCTATGGCTGCTCGCTCCGGCGCTGAACGTGTTGACGCTGGGGCGCGAAATGGCTCACTATCAGGGGCTCAATGCCGGAACGGTGACGGTGTCGAGCCTGCTGCTTGCCACGCTGCTGGCGGCTACGGCGGTCTCGATGGGGGGGATGATCGGCTTCGTGGGCCTCATCGTGCCGCACGTCATGCGGGCGATCTTCGGCCCCGACCACCGCTGGCTCGTGCCCGCCTCGGCCTTCGGTGGCGGGGCGTTTCTCGTGCTCTGCGATGTCATCGCGTGCGTTGTCATGCCTCCCATTGAAATTCCCGTTGGAGTGGTGACGGCGCTGGCGGGCGGCCCGTTTTTCCTCATCGTGCTCCGAAAAAGGATGAAGTATGCCTGGAATGACTGAGCTGGGAGCGCCTGCGCTTGCGTTTCGAGGCGTCACCGCCGGGTACAAGGGGCGCACGGTGCTGCGCGATGTCGATTTTGGGATCGCCGAGGGGGAGTTCGTTTCGCTGATCGGCCCGAATGGCTCCGGCAAGAGCACCCTGCTCAAGACCGCCACCGGTCTGCTCAAAGCGTCGGAAGGCAAGGTCGAGGTGTTTGGGCGCGAGGTTTCGTCGCTCAAGCCGCGCCAGCGCGCCTCGCTCATTGGCGTGGTGCCGCAGAAGCTCGACTCGCCGATGGCTTTCACGGTGGGTGAAATCGTGATGCTCGGGCGCAATCTCCGCGGGCGCTGGACGGGACTGGAGGGGCATGACTACGACAGTGTCGAGAAGGCGATGATCTACACGAACGTGTTCGACCTCCGGGAGCGCCGCTTCAACGAACTGAGCGCCGGAGAGCAGCAGCGCACGGCGCTCGCCATGGCTCTGGCGCAGGAGCCGCGCATCATCATGCTCGACGAATCGATAGCGCACCTCGATATCAACCACAGCCAGGAGGTGCTTCGCATCCTGATGAACATCAACCGCGAGGAGCGGATCACGGTGCTGCTGGTGAGCCACGATCTCAACCTCGCCGCGCAGGTCGCCGGGCGGTTGATGCTGGTGCAGCACGGGCGGCTGGTGAAGAACGGCTCGCCGGAGGAGGTGATGCAGCCGGAGCTGCTCAGCCGCGTCTATGACTGCGAACTGCGCGTGCGACGCGACCCATTCAGCGGTAATCCGGTGGTGAGCGGCGCGCTCGACGAGCTGCTGCGCCGTCCGGCGGTGCGCAAGCGGCTGCACATCATCTGCGGTGGCGGCTCGGGTATCGAGCTCTTCCGGCGGCTCTTCATCGAGGGCTTCGAGCTCACCTCGGGTGTACTCAACCGGCTCGATTCCGACGCCGAGGCGGCCCGTGCGCTCGATATTCCATGCGTGCTCGAACAGCCCTTCTCGGCGGTCGGCGACGAGGCGTTCCAGCAGGCCGCCGCGATGGTGTCGGAAGCCGACGGCGTAGTCATCGGCCCGGTGCCCATTGGCTCCGGCAACCTTGTGAATCTCCGACTTGCCGCCGAAGCGCTCGACGCGGGCAAGCCGGTCTGGATCGCCTCGGGACTCGACAAGCGCGACTACACGCCGGGCAAAGAGGCCGCCGAGATGTCGGACAAACTCCGCAAATCCGGAGCGACGGAGTGGAAAGGAATTCAGGAATTGACGGCGATGCTCAACCGGGCGTGGCCGGAATCGCAACATTGAAGATGAAGAAGTACCCGTTCAGGCTTGGCACCTCGTCTTATATCATCCCGGACGACATTCTGCCCAACGTGCGCTATCTGGCGGACAAGGTCGAAGACATCGAGCTGGCGCTCTTCGAGTCCGACGAGTTCAGCAACCTGCCGTCGCCGGAGGTGATCGCGGAGCTGGTCGCGCTGGCTGGAGAGCATGGTCTGACCTACTCGGTGCACCTGCCGCTCGACGTCTATCTCGGCAGCCCTTTTCGGGATGAGCGGGAGCGCTCGGTGGGCAAGTGCCGCCGGATCATCGACCTTACCGAAGCGCTGCCGAAGTCGGCCTTCGTGATGCACTTCGAGGCGGGCAAGGGGGTGGACATCAACGCTTTTTCCGACGAAGAACGGCAGATTTTCGTGGAGAGTCTCGGCGACTCCGCGAGAATGTTGCTCGAGGGCTGCGGCGAACCGGTCTCGATGTTCTGCGCCGAAAACCTGAACTACCCCTTCGAGATCGTCTGGCCGGTGGTCGAACAATTCGGTTTTTCGGTGGCGCTCGACGTGGGCCATCTCGAATACTACGGTTTTCCGACCGCCGATTATCTTGACCGCTACCTCTCCCGAGCAAAGGTGCTGCACATGCACGGCACGACGGGGGGGCGCGATCACAACTCACTGGCCTGCATGCGCCCCGAAGCGCTCGATCTGGTGGTCGAAGCGCTGCGCAAGGTGGAGGGCGAGCCAAAGGTGTTCACGCTGGAGATTTTCTCGGAAGCAGATTTTTTGTCGTCAGTCGAGACGCTGGAGCGGTTTTCGTCATGACTCTTCAATCGCATAATTATTGCACCTATGCCTGAAGTAATCTATGTGACCGGCGGAGCCCGGAGTGGCAAGAGCTGCTATGCGCTGAAGCTGGCCGAACGATACAAGTGTCGGGTGTTTCTTGCTACTGCCGAGGCGTTCGATGGGGAGATGCAGCGTCGTATCGACAAGCACAAACAGGAGCGCGACGAGCGCTTTACGACGGTGGAGGAGCCGGTGTATCTCGACAAAGCGCTGCGCGCTTTACCCGACGGGACAGAGGTGGTGCTGGTCGATTGCCTGACCGTGTGGCTGGGAAACATGATGCACTATCTCGGCGATGAAGCGGCGATCAACGAGCGGATCGACGCCCTGCTCGATGTACTGAAGAATCCGCCGTGCGACATCATTTTTGTTTCCAATGAAGTTGGTATGGGGATCGTGCCCGAAAACGCGATGGCACGCGAGTTCCGTGACCTGGCCGGCACGCTCAATCGCAAGGTGGCCGAACGCGCCACGCAGGCGTATTTGCTGTGCAGCGGTTTGCCGCTTGTTTTGAAAAAGTAGTAACCAAAAAAGAGTAACCAAAAAAAAATCAATCGTTATGACCGACCGTTTTCAGCAGCTTCTGGCTTCTATCAAGCCTGTCGATATGAACCTAACCTCCACCGTCAAGGCGCATCTCGATGATCTGACCAAACCGCAGGGGAGCCTTGGGCGGCTCGAAGAGATTGTGATGAAGTATTGCATCGCCACCGGCACGACGAAGCCTTCGCTGTCCAAAAAGAAGGTGTTCTGCTTCGCGGGGGATCATGGTGTGGCTGCCGAGGGCGTTTCG
The nucleotide sequence above comes from Chlorobaculum tepidum TLS. Encoded proteins:
- the cbiR gene encoding cobamide remodeling phosphodiesterase CbiR; the protein is MKKYPFRLGTSSYIIPDDILPNVRYLADKVEDIELALFESDEFSNLPSPEVIAELVALAGEHGLTYSVHLPLDVYLGSPFRDERERSVGKCRRIIDLTEALPKSAFVMHFEAGKGVDINAFSDEERQIFVESLGDSARMLLEGCGEPVSMFCAENLNYPFEIVWPVVEQFGFSVALDVGHLEYYGFPTADYLDRYLSRAKVLHMHGTTGGRDHNSLACMRPEALDLVVEALRKVEGEPKVFTLEIFSEADFLSSVETLERFSS
- a CDS encoding ABC transporter ATP-binding protein, whose protein sequence is MPGMTELGAPALAFRGVTAGYKGRTVLRDVDFGIAEGEFVSLIGPNGSGKSTLLKTATGLLKASEGKVEVFGREVSSLKPRQRASLIGVVPQKLDSPMAFTVGEIVMLGRNLRGRWTGLEGHDYDSVEKAMIYTNVFDLRERRFNELSAGEQQRTALAMALAQEPRIIMLDESIAHLDINHSQEVLRILMNINREERITVLLVSHDLNLAAQVAGRLMLVQHGRLVKNGSPEEVMQPELLSRVYDCELRVRRDPFSGNPVVSGALDELLRRPAVRKRLHIICGGGSGIELFRRLFIEGFELTSGVLNRLDSDAEAARALDIPCVLEQPFSAVGDEAFQQAAAMVSEADGVVIGPVPIGSGNLVNLRLAAEALDAGKPVWIASGLDKRDYTPGKEAAEMSDKLRKSGATEWKGIQELTAMLNRAWPESQH
- the cobU gene encoding bifunctional adenosylcobinamide kinase/adenosylcobinamide-phosphate guanylyltransferase yields the protein MPEVIYVTGGARSGKSCYALKLAERYKCRVFLATAEAFDGEMQRRIDKHKQERDERFTTVEEPVYLDKALRALPDGTEVVLVDCLTVWLGNMMHYLGDEAAINERIDALLDVLKNPPCDIIFVSNEVGMGIVPENAMAREFRDLAGTLNRKVAERATQAYLLCSGLPLVLKK